A window from Canis aureus isolate CA01 chromosome 23, VMU_Caureus_v.1.0, whole genome shotgun sequence encodes these proteins:
- the MYOD1 gene encoding myoblast determination protein 1: MELLSPPLRDVDLSGPDGSLCNFASADDFYDDPCFDSPDLRFFEDLDPRLVHVGALLKPEEHSHFPAAVHPAPGAREDEHVRAPSGHHQAGRCLLWACKACKRKTTNADRRKAATMRERRRLSKVNEAFETLKRCTSSNPNQRLPKVEILRNAIRYIEGLQALLRDQDAAPPGAAAAFYAPGPLPPGRGGEHYSGDSDASSPRSNCSDGMMDYSGPPSGARRRNCYDGTYYSEAPSEPRPGKSAAVSSLDCLSSIVERISTESPTAPALLLAEAPPESSPGPQEAAAQSDAERGAPTPSPDAAPQCPAGANPNPIYQVL; encoded by the exons ATGGAGCTGCTGTCGCCGCCGCTCCGCGATGTAGACTTGAGCGGCCCCGACGGCTCCCTCTGCAACTTCGCCTCGGCGGATGATTTCTACGATGACCCGTGTTTCGACTCCCCCGACCTGCGTTTCTTCGAGGACCTGGACCCGCGCCTCGTGCACGTGGGCGCGCTCCTGAAGCCCGAGGAGCACTCGCACTTCCCTGCGGCCGTGCACCCTGCGCCAGGCGCGCGCGAGGACGAGCATGTGCGCGCTCCCAGCGGGCACCACCAGGCCGGCCGCTGTCTGCTGTGGGCCTGCAAAGCGTGCAAGCGCAAGACCACCAACGCCGACCGCCGCAAGGCCGCCACCATGCGCGAGCGGCGCCGCCTGAGCAAAGTCAACGAGGCTTTCGAGACGCTCAAGCGCTGCACGTCCAGCAACCCGAACCAGCGGCTGCCCAAGGTGGAGATCCTGCGCAACGCGATTCGCTACATCGAAGGTCTGCAGGCGCTGCTGCGCGACCAGGACGCCGCGCCCCCTGGTGCCGCCGCTGCCTTCTACGCGCCTGGCCCGCTGCCCCCAGGCCGTGGCGGCGAACACTACAGCGGCGACTCCGACGCGTCCAGCCCGCGCTCCAACTGCTCCGACGGCATG ATGGACTACAGCGGCCCCCCGAGCGGTGCCCGGCGGCGGAACTGCTACGATGGCACCTACTACAGCGAGGCGCCCAGCG AACCCAGGCCCGGGAAGAGTGCTGCGGTGTCGAGCCTCGACTGCCTGTCCAGCATCGTGGAGCGCATCTCCACCGAGAGCCCCACGGCGCCCGCGCTCCTGCTGGCCGAGGCGCCGCCGGAGTCGTCTCCCGGACCGCAGGAGGCCGCCGCCCAGAGCGACGCGGAGCGCGGcgcccccaccccttccccggACGCCGCCCCGCAGTGCCCAGCGGGCGCAAACCCCAACCCCATCTACCAGGTGCTCTGA